In Tamandua tetradactyla isolate mTamTet1 chromosome 7, mTamTet1.pri, whole genome shotgun sequence, the following are encoded in one genomic region:
- the SPRYD4 gene encoding SPRY domain-containing protein 4, whose amino-acid sequence MAGLLPGVACRIPTWLEMALSFARSWRVCHWGAKRLGISAAEARRGISFKLEEKTAHSSLALFRGDTGVKYGMVGLEPTKLALSMERFREWAVVLADTAVTNGKHYWEVTVKRSQQFRIGVADVDISRDSCIGVDDHSWVFSFAQRKWHTILANEKVPIEGIGQPEKVGLLLEYEAQKLSLVDVNQVAVVHTLQTDFRGPVVPAFALWDGELLTHSGLEVPEGL is encoded by the exons ATGGCGGGGTTATTGCCTGGGGTGGCGTGCCGTATTCCTACGTGGCTTGAAATGGCGCTGTCCTTTGCCCGTTCGTGGCGCGTGTGCCACTGGGGAGCCAAACGATTGGGGATTTCCGCCGCGGAAGCCCGAAGAG GTATCAGtttcaaactggaagaaaaaactGCCCACAGCAGCTTGGCACTCTTCAGAGGTGACACAGGCGTCAAATATGGCATGGTGGGATTGGAACCCACCAAGTTGGCTCTGAGTATGGAGCGTTTCAGGGAGTGGGCAGTGGTGCTGGCAGACACAGCGGTTACCAATGGCAAGCACTATTGGGAGGTGACAGTGAAGCGCTCCCAGCAGTTCCGAATAGGAGTGGCAGATGTGGACATCTCCCGGGATAGCTGTATCGGTGTTGATGACCATTCCTGGGTGTTCAGTTTTGCCCAGCGCAAGTGGCACACCATATTGGCCAACGAGAAAGTCCCAATTGAGGGCATCGGGCAGCCAGAGAAGGTGGGACTGCTGTTGGAATATGAGGCCCAGAAGCTGAGTTTGGTGGATGTGAACCAGGTGGCTGTGGTCCATACGCTACAGACAGATTTCCGAGGTCCTGTGGTACCTGCCTTTGCCCTTTGGGATGGAGAGCTGCTGACTCACTCAGGGCTTGAGGTGCCTGAGGGCCTCTAG